Proteins found in one Terribacillus sp. DMT04 genomic segment:
- the asnB gene encoding asparagine synthase (glutamine-hydrolyzing), whose translation MCGITGWINFKRNLTQEQPVIQKMAQTLSKRGPDEYNDWGASHVLFGHRRLIVVDAAGGKQPMQYTDGRGTYTLVYNGELYNTEDIRKELLQRGWTFQGHSDTEVLLKSYIEWQEACVEKFNGIFAFAIWHDKSETLFFARDRLGVKPFFYMEQDGGLLFGSEIKAILAHPEAEAVLDQDGLSEVLSLGPSRTPGHGVFKGINELRAGHVGKFDRNGLKLTRYWNVESKEHIDSIEETAATVRELLTDAVVRQLVSDVPLGTFLSGGVDSSAITAIAANHYKETGKGQLSTFSIDFDGNDTYFKKSEFQPESDQTFVKKMQKAFDTHHTTHVMDNHLLADSLKEATILRDLPGMADVDASLFWFCGRIKEDVTVALSGECADEIFGGYPWFYREEDLNRDGFPWIRSAQVRNNLLKKEWQQDLDLHGYMLSRYQATIDETPQLPGEEAEAAKRRQMFYLNMHWFMPTLLDRKDRMSMGASFEARVPFSDHRLVEYVWNIPWEIKTHGNKEKGILRKALEGILPDEVLYRKKSPYPKTHNPVYTAAVVTWMEEILRDNDARLFDLFDRKEIEALVKSKGQDVTAPWFGQLMTGPQLLAHLAQIDYWLRHNNVKIRA comes from the coding sequence AGACGAGTATAACGATTGGGGTGCGTCGCATGTGTTGTTCGGACATAGACGACTAATCGTGGTAGATGCTGCAGGCGGCAAACAGCCGATGCAGTACACCGATGGACGCGGTACTTATACATTAGTTTATAATGGAGAGCTCTACAACACAGAAGATATCCGCAAAGAGCTGCTGCAGCGCGGATGGACCTTCCAAGGTCATTCTGACACGGAAGTGCTGCTAAAGAGTTATATAGAATGGCAGGAAGCATGTGTTGAAAAGTTTAACGGAATTTTTGCTTTCGCTATTTGGCATGACAAATCAGAAACGCTTTTCTTTGCTAGAGACAGATTAGGAGTAAAGCCTTTCTTTTATATGGAACAAGATGGCGGACTTTTATTTGGATCAGAAATAAAAGCGATTCTTGCTCATCCCGAAGCAGAGGCAGTTCTGGATCAAGATGGTCTTTCAGAGGTTCTCTCACTTGGTCCATCCCGGACACCTGGTCATGGCGTGTTTAAAGGCATTAACGAACTGCGAGCAGGCCATGTTGGAAAGTTCGACCGAAACGGTTTGAAACTGACACGTTATTGGAATGTCGAAAGCAAAGAGCACATTGACTCTATAGAGGAAACGGCAGCAACTGTGCGGGAGCTGCTGACAGATGCAGTAGTGCGGCAGCTTGTTTCGGATGTACCGCTTGGCACGTTCCTTTCTGGCGGCGTTGATTCCAGCGCCATTACTGCGATTGCAGCCAATCACTATAAAGAAACAGGCAAAGGGCAGTTGTCTACATTCTCCATTGACTTTGACGGCAACGACACATACTTTAAGAAAAGCGAATTCCAGCCAGAGAGCGATCAGACCTTCGTGAAAAAGATGCAAAAAGCTTTCGATACGCATCACACGACGCATGTGATGGATAATCACTTGCTTGCTGATTCATTGAAAGAAGCAACGATTCTCCGCGATCTCCCGGGCATGGCAGACGTGGACGCCTCTCTGTTTTGGTTCTGCGGGCGGATTAAAGAAGATGTGACTGTGGCTTTATCTGGGGAATGTGCCGATGAGATATTTGGAGGCTATCCATGGTTTTATCGGGAAGAAGATCTCAACAGAGATGGTTTCCCATGGATTCGATCCGCGCAAGTTCGGAACAACCTGCTCAAAAAAGAATGGCAGCAAGATTTAGATTTGCACGGCTATATGCTTAGCAGATATCAAGCTACCATCGATGAAACACCACAGCTGCCGGGCGAGGAAGCGGAAGCAGCAAAACGAAGACAGATGTTTTATTTGAATATGCACTGGTTCATGCCGACATTGCTCGACAGGAAGGACCGGATGAGCATGGGAGCAAGCTTTGAGGCTCGTGTTCCGTTTAGTGATCATCGCTTAGTGGAATATGTGTGGAACATACCGTGGGAAATAAAAACACATGGCAATAAGGAAAAGGGCATTTTGCGAAAGGCCCTTGAAGGTATTCTGCCAGATGAGGTGCTGTACCGGAAGAAGAGCCCTTATCCGAAAACACATAATCCAGTGTATACGGCAGCTGTTGTCACATGGATGGAAGAAATTTTGCGAGATAACGATGCGCGATTATTCGATCTATTCGACCGCAAAGAAATTGAGGCGCTTGTGAAAAGCAAGGGGCAGGATGTGACAGCGCCATGGTTCGGTCAATTGATGACAGGGCCGCAGCTGCTGGCGCATTTGGCACAAATTGATTACTGGCTGCGCCACAATAATGTGAAAATACGTGCATGA